From Pyrenophora tritici-repentis strain M4 chromosome 1, whole genome shotgun sequence, the proteins below share one genomic window:
- a CDS encoding WD40 repeat protein: MAKRKRAIAEHVGTGAAKALKSKKDEATSAPRHAATHDIAIHQRTEAATNGKAATSKTTEVKSTQNKGEGDSLPDTAIIQVVTGSYERVLHGFAAAIPRSLFDGQCDDILAPESDWPKVDFTDTFLFNAHSSSIRCLALSPLSDKTSKIMLATGSTDERINLYSISTAPPIASKSRPKLPSLHGGSITENPKNKELGSLLHHSSNITALYFPTRSKLLSSAEDSTIAITRTRDWTALSTIKAPIPKPQGRPSGDTAGPGEVPSGINDFAVHPSMKVMLSVGKGEKCMRLWNLITGKKAGVLNFDRTILTAVGEGRFASGEGRRVIWDPEGEGFAVGFEHGIVVFSMDSKPKVQITPMPRTKLHQMHYISPASRPYTLCVSTEDGRVLFYDTNSMLPSEPSKDDKKTPKDNLPAARLIAQLGGPAAGMTSRVKDFEIITLSPSILLIITASSDGTVRFWILDTAGLKTEDSSKATGFTAKQVGMLIGSYSTG; the protein is encoded by the exons ATGGCAAAGCGGAAGAGAGCAATTGCTGAGCACGTGGGCACGGGCGCGGCCAAGGCGCTGAAGAGCAAGAAAGATGAAGCTACATCCGCCCCCAGGCACGCTGCAACCCACGATATCGCGATTCACCAGAGAACAGAAGCTGCGACCAACGGGAAGGCAGCCACAAGCAAAACTACAGAAGTCAAATCCACCCAGAACAAGGGAGAAGGAGATTCCCTGCCAGACACGGCCATTATCCAGGTCGTTACTGGTTCTTACGAGCGAGTTCTTCACGGATTCGCTGCTGCCATTCCGCGCAGCCTCTTTGATGGCCAGTGCGATGATATACTTGCGCCTGAGTCTGATTGGCCCAAAGTCGATTTCACAGATACTTTTCTCTTCAACGCCCATTCATCCTCTATCCGCTGTCTTGCTCTATCTCCGCTTTCAGACAAGACGTCCAAAATCATGCTCGCAACAGGCAGCACTGACGAGCGCATAAATCTGTATTCCATCTCTACAGCGCCGCCCATAGCCTCCAAGTCCCGGCCTAAACTCCCTTCTCTCCATGGCGGATCCATCACGGAGAACCCGAAGAACAAGGAGCTTGGATCCCTGCTCCATCACTCCTCCAACATCACAGCCCTCTACTTCCCCACCAGGAGCAAACTCTTGAGCTCCGCAGAAGACAGCACAATCGCTATCACGCGGACCCGCGACTGGACTGCACTATCGACTATCAAGGCCCCAATACCCAAACCCCAAGGTCGACCCAGCGGAGACACAGCAGGTCCTGGCGAAGTTCCGTCTGGAATCAACGATTTTGCAGTGCACCCGAGCATGAAGGTCATGCTCAGCGTGGGAAAAGGCGAGAAATGTATGCGCCTGTGGAACTTGATAACAGGCAAGAAAGCTGGTGTCCTCAATTTTGACCGCACCATTCTCACAGCCGTGGGGGAAGGCCGCTTTGCTTCGGGTGAAGGCCGCCGCGTTATCTGGGATCCAGAAGGTGAAGGGTTTGCTGTAGGCTTCGAACACGGTATTGTCGTCTTCAGCATGGACTCCAAACCTAAAGTCCAAATCACGCCTATGCCGCGCACAAAACTTCACCAGATGCATTACATATCGCCCGCTTCGCGGCCCTATACGCTCTGCGTTTCTACAGAAGACGGAAGGGTCCTCTTCTACGATACAAACTCCATGCTCCCCAGCGAACCCTCAAAGGACGATAAGAAGACGCCAAAAGACAACCTTCCTGCTGCTAGACTGATCGCTCAACTCGGTGGCCCGGCTGCGGGCATGACGTCACGTGTTAAAGACTTTGAAATCATTACCCTCTCTCCGTCAATCCTTCTCATCATTACGGCCAGCAGCGACGGCACGGTGCGCTTCTGGATTCTTGACACCGCTGGACTAAAGACTGAAGACAGCAGTAAAGCGACTGGTTTCACAGCAAAGCAGGTGGGCATGCTGATCGGCTCGTATTCTACAG GATGA
- a CDS encoding RPB11, DNA-directed RNA polymerase, subunit L, with translation MNAPDRFELFLLDEGQQKVEEKAETRVPNTAVFTFNKEDHTLGNLLSARLQKNPAILFAAYKVPHPLFATFELRVQTDGSITPKEAVIRTCTEVITELSKLNDSFQTEWLGKRIVSEGEAERLQREQNNF, from the exons ATGAACGCGCCGGACAG GTTCGAGCTCTTCTTGCTAGACGAGGGCCAGCAGAAGGTTGAGGAGAAGGCCGAGACGC GCGTCCCGAACACGGCCGTCTTCACCTTCAACAAGGAGGACCACACGCTCGGCAACCTGCTCTCGGCTCGCCTCCAAAAGAATCCAGCCATATTGTTCGCCGCCTACAAAGTACCCCACCCACTGTTTGCTACGTTTGAACTCCGCGTGCAAACGGATGGCTCGATTACACCCAAGGAGGCGGTTATCAGGACCTGCACCGAGGTCATTACCGAGCTGTCCAAACTCAACGACAGCTTCCAGACCGAGTGGCTTGGAAAGCGCATTGTCAGCGAGGGCGAGGCCGAACGATTGCAGAGGGAGCAAAACAACTTTTAA